Part of the Dethiosulfovibrio russensis genome is shown below.
GTAGCAGGAAGGTCGGTTTCGCCGCGGCCTGTCTCTGTCTGGTCATGCTTATACCCTATGCCTCGGTTCAGCTCATGGGCGTGGGGTATCTGCTGGAGACCCTCTCCGGCGGCGCCATTCCCTTCGTGGCCGGTTCCGGGGCGGCGGCCCTGATAGCCGTGACCTTCTGTCTGGCCGGGATGAGGTCGGTAGCCTGGACCGACAGCCTTCAGGCGTTGGTTATGCTCGTGGCCAGCCTCCTTCTGACTGCCTTCGTCGTCACACATTTCTTTCCGGACGGCTTTATCCTGGCCGTGTCGGAGAATCCGGATCTGCTCAAGGTCAACTGGTCCCTGCCTATGTATCTGGGGCTTACCCTGCCCTGGGCCTTCTTCGCAGTGACCAATCCCCAGGTCGTCCAGAGGCTCTACACACCGGAGAATCCCCGAAGCCTCAGGAACATGATCCTCGGGTTTTCCGGTTTCGGATTGATATATACCCTCATATGCGGGCTTTTGGGATTCTCCGTCGCCATAATAAATCCGGGGTTGGATAACGCCGACAGGGCCATGCCGGTGCTGTTGTCCCAGGTTCCGGTGGCTCTAGGACTGGTCGTCACCGTCAGCATAATGGCGGCGGCGGTGTCCACCCTGAACTCGGTGGTGCTGACCCTGAGCTCCATGTTCGGACGGGACGTGGCTCGCCCTCTTAGCCCCGGAATGTCGGAGGAGGGAGAGCTCCATATCGGAAGGCTGATGATACCGGTCGTGGCTGTGGCCTGTTTCCTCTTCGCCCAGTTCCGTTTCGACCTCATAGTGGTGCTCTCCGCCATGGCCTCGGGAGGTCTGCTGATGCAGCTTCCAGCCGTGTTGGGGGCCTTTTTCTGGCGCAGGGGTACCGCCTGGGGCGCTCTTTCGAGCCTGGTGATCGGAGGGGCCGTGGTGGCCGGACTCAGTCTGGCTGGCTTGAAACCCATGGGGCAGTGGCCGGCCCTGTGGGGATTGGCGGTCTCTTCCGTGACCTTCGTGGTGGTCAGTCTTCTCACCTCCCCGCCGGAGAACTGTTCTCGGTTTTTCGACGGTATGAAAGGCGAGATGGAGGGACATTTTTAAAGTACAATATCCCCTGAAGGTGTATATATCTTCCTGATAGGGGGTAACGAGATGAAAGACCGTGCCGTGAACAGGGTGAGGTTGAGGGATTCCATAGAGACTCTAGGCCGAGTCGGCCTGGACGATTCTGGGTTCAGGACCAGGCTGGCTTTGGACGACGGGGATAAGGCGGGCCGGGACCTGCTGGTCTCCTGGCTTGAGGCCTCGGGGTTGGAGGTCAAGGTCGATTCCATAGGAAATATTTTCGGCATCCTTCCCGGAGAGGAACAGGGGGACCCGGTCATGTTGGGTTCCCACATAGACACGGTCCGACATGCCGGAAGGTTCGACGGCTGCGTCGGCGTTCTCGGAGGTCTGGAGGTGCTTAGGACCGTGGCGGAGAGGGGGATCTCCCACCGTCGATCCCTGGCTGTGGCGGCCTTCACCAACGAGGAGGGGGCCAGATTCGCCCCGGACATGATGGGCAGTCTCGTCTTGGCCGAGGAGGTCTCGGTCGAGGATATGTATTCCCGCGTGGACGACGACGGCGTCTCGGTGGGAGAGGAGCTCGAGAGGATAGGCTACAGAGGCTCCGACCTGGTAAGGCCTTCGGCTTATCTCGAGATCCACGTGGAGCAGGGGCCCTATCTGGACATGAAGGGAGTTCCCCTCGGCGTGGTCGACGGAGTCCAGGGGATCGTTTGGTGGCAGGGGCGCTACGTCGGCCAGGCCAATCACGCAGGGACGACCCCTATGGGAATGAGGAACGACTCTCTGCTGGCGGTATCCCACCTTCACGTGAAGATGACCGAGCTTGCCGAGAGCATGGGCGGATGCGCCACCATAGGCAAGATCTCCGTCGATCCCTACATAATAAACGTGATACCAGGGGAGACCGGCTTCACCCTGGACCTTCGCCATCCCGACGGGGAGAAACTTGCCTCTATGAAGGAGGAGGCGGAGAGGACCATGGACGATCTGGCAGAACGTTTCGGCCTTGAGGTCCGATATTCCCGGGAGGCCGACGTCGCCCCCGTCTCCTTCGACGAAGATCTGGTCTCTATGATCCAGTCGGTGGCGGACGAAAGAGGGCTTTCGTCCACCCACCTGTGGAGCGGAGCGGGACACGATGCCCAGATCATGTCCCACATAGTTCCCACCGCGATGATCTTCGTGCCTTCCATCGGAGGCAAGAGCCACTGTCCTCAGGAGGACAGCGACTTCGATCAGATAGCCGACGGGGTCGACGTGCTCTTAGAGTGCGCCGTGAGGCTGGCGAATCGATAGACGAGACGGAAAGGGCTGGATCAGATCAGGCCACAGGCTCGGAACGCCTGCTCCATGTCCTCGATTATGTCCTCTCCATCCTCCAGGCCGATGCTGAAGCGGAAGAAGCCCTTTCGGAAGATCTCCGGATAGTGGGGCAGTTTATCGCTGTTCTTATCGTAGTAGACTATGAGGCTTTCCGTGTCTCCCAGGGAGACGGCGTGGGTCACCAGCTTAAGCTCGTCCAGGAATCTCTGGTGGGTCATGTCGTCGCCCTCTATGTCGAAGGCTATCATGCCGGAATACCGGCCTTTCATCAGCTTCTCGGCCCTCTCTCGCTGGGGATGGCTCTCCAGCCCGGGATACCAGACGAAGCGGACCGCCGGACTCTTCTCCAGGAACCGGGCTACCGCCATGGCGGTATCGCCGTGTTGGGCCATCCTGATCGGGAGGGTCACCAGTCCCCTGGATATCAGCCATGCGTTGAAGGGGCTCAGTATGCCGCCGTAGTTGACCATGGCCAGTTCCTTCAGTTCCGCAAGCAGTTCTTTTCTGCCGAGCACGCATCCTCCCAGGGAGTCGCCGTGGCCGTTTATGTACTTGGTCATGCTGTGGATCTCCAGGTCCGCCCCCAGCTTCAGGGGGTAGATGCAGATGGGGCCGGCGAAGGTGGCGTCCACCGATACCAGGGCCCCTCTCTCGTGGGCGGATGCGGCTATGGCCTCCACGTCGCTGATCTCCGTCGTGGGATTGCCTGGGGTCTCCACGTGGACCAGTCGGGTCTTGGGGCCTATGGCTTCCCTCACTGCCTCGGTGTCGGTGGTGTCCACGAAGGTCACGTCTATGCCGTATTTTTTAGGCAGGTAGTCCCGAAACAGCAGGTTGGTGGCGCTGTAGCAGACCTCGGATACAACGACGTGGTCCCCCGAGTCGAGGAAGGTGGTGAACACCCCGGCAAGGGCCGCCACTCCGCTTCCGAAGACGGCGCAGTCCTCTGCTCCGGTCAGGGCGCAGAGCTTGTCCTGTAGCACCATCTGGTTGACGTTTCGGTTTCTGGCGTAGATGTTGCTCTCCGTTCCGCTCCAGTCCACCGGGGTACCGTCGGTGGGGATGCGGTAGTTGGAGGTCATGTAGATCGGCTCGTTGACGGCCCCGAACGCGTCGTCCTTTCGTCCTCCACCGTGTACCGCGGTAGTCTGTTTTCCCATCTTTCCTCCCATCTTTCGTTCCTCCTCGTCGTCTTGAATATATAGCAGGCCGTGCCAGCCTCGGCCAGAGAATGGCAGGCCCATATCGACTCTCTTCCCAGGATCAGGGGCAGCAGACCTATAAGGACCGGAGGTATCGCCACGCTCCTGAGCAGGGAGATTGCCATGGCGCTTCTCGTTCTTCCGGTGGATTGCCGGAAGGATATCGCCAGGATGTTGAACCCGGCCAGGAAAAATCCGGCGAAGTAGACCGGGCTTGCTTTTTCCGCCAGATCTATCATTGCTATCTCCTCCGGCGAGAAAATGGATATGAAATCCCGTCCGAACAGGACTATACCCATGTAGCAGGATATACCGATCGCCAGGAAAAAGCATCTGGCGAAGGACAGGAGTTCGTCGTTTTTCCCGTGGTTCCCCACGCTCTGGAGGTAGCTGAACACCGGCTGAAGGCCCTCGGCCATGCCTAGAAAGAGGGTCAGGAATATGAGCATCATGTACCCTATGACCAGATAGGCCGCCAGACCGATCTCTCCGTATCCGTTTTTAACGATGGCAACGTTGTAGATAAAGGTGATTATCCCTATGCTGAACTCCATCACGAAGGACGGAGATCCCAGCCTCAATATGTCGAGCCAGTCTTTCCATCGGATCGTCGCCTTTTCGAGATACAGCCTGCCCCTTTTCAGCAGGAAGTGGGGCAGTAGCACGATAACGCTCACGACCGGACCTATAGCCGTAGCCAGAGCCGCCCCCTCTATTCCCATGTCCATAGGGAAGAGGAACAGGTAGTCTAAAACGACGTTGGACAGAGAGCCCAGGGTCAGAGCCGTCATGGCTAGGCCGGGACGGCCGTCGTTTCTGGCCAGCCCTCCCAGGAGAAAGCTGAAGAGGAGAAAGGGCGAGAACAGCACGATGTATCTCAGGTATCCCACAGCCTGGTCGTGGATCCCCGGCGTCGCTCCCAGAAACCCGGCGATCCCGTGGCAGAAGTGATTTCCCAGAAGAGCGACCGCCGATCCCACAAGTGCCGAGAGAAGTATGGACGCCTTGAATATCCTGAGGGCCTCTCCAAGTCTTTCACGTCCCAGTCGATCGGAGATCATGATTCCCGCTCCGGAGGCCAGGGCCATGGAGATGGCTATCAGTATCTCTATCACGGGAACGGAGATAGCCGCGGCGGCCATTCCGATCCTGCCCAG
Proteins encoded:
- a CDS encoding sodium:solute symporter family protein gives rise to the protein MSGVMLSSGIALWFLLGSLISWQARRRSGSGLSDYFLANRAVGGFVSALTYSATTYSAFMMVGLVGLTYRTGVAALGFEFTYLIFTVLLLVLFAPRYWAAGRAFDLVSPTELLSFRYGSRKVGFAAACLCLVMLIPYASVQLMGVGYLLETLSGGAIPFVAGSGAAALIAVTFCLAGMRSVAWTDSLQALVMLVASLLLTAFVVTHFFPDGFILAVSENPDLLKVNWSLPMYLGLTLPWAFFAVTNPQVVQRLYTPENPRSLRNMILGFSGFGLIYTLICGLLGFSVAIINPGLDNADRAMPVLLSQVPVALGLVVTVSIMAAAVSTLNSVVLTLSSMFGRDVARPLSPGMSEEGELHIGRLMIPVVAVACFLFAQFRFDLIVVLSAMASGGLLMQLPAVLGAFFWRRGTAWGALSSLVIGGAVVAGLSLAGLKPMGQWPALWGLAVSSVTFVVVSLLTSPPENCSRFFDGMKGEMEGHF
- a CDS encoding M20 family metallo-hydrolase is translated as MKDRAVNRVRLRDSIETLGRVGLDDSGFRTRLALDDGDKAGRDLLVSWLEASGLEVKVDSIGNIFGILPGEEQGDPVMLGSHIDTVRHAGRFDGCVGVLGGLEVLRTVAERGISHRRSLAVAAFTNEEGARFAPDMMGSLVLAEEVSVEDMYSRVDDDGVSVGEELERIGYRGSDLVRPSAYLEIHVEQGPYLDMKGVPLGVVDGVQGIVWWQGRYVGQANHAGTTPMGMRNDSLLAVSHLHVKMTELAESMGGCATIGKISVDPYIINVIPGETGFTLDLRHPDGEKLASMKEEAERTMDDLAERFGLEVRYSREADVAPVSFDEDLVSMIQSVADERGLSSTHLWSGAGHDAQIMSHIVPTAMIFVPSIGGKSHCPQEDSDFDQIADGVDVLLECAVRLANR
- a CDS encoding trans-sulfuration enzyme family protein, whose product is MGGKMGKQTTAVHGGGRKDDAFGAVNEPIYMTSNYRIPTDGTPVDWSGTESNIYARNRNVNQMVLQDKLCALTGAEDCAVFGSGVAALAGVFTTFLDSGDHVVVSEVCYSATNLLFRDYLPKKYGIDVTFVDTTDTEAVREAIGPKTRLVHVETPGNPTTEISDVEAIAASAHERGALVSVDATFAGPICIYPLKLGADLEIHSMTKYINGHGDSLGGCVLGRKELLAELKELAMVNYGGILSPFNAWLISRGLVTLPIRMAQHGDTAMAVARFLEKSPAVRFVWYPGLESHPQRERAEKLMKGRYSGMIAFDIEGDDMTHQRFLDELKLVTHAVSLGDTESLIVYYDKNSDKLPHYPEIFRKGFFRFSIGLEDGEDIIEDMEQAFRACGLI
- a CDS encoding MATE family efflux transporter translates to MNELGSRRLFFKYAVPQMVGLLFNSIYLIMDGVFIGNRLGRIGMAAAAISVPVIEILIAISMALASGAGIMISDRLGRERLGEALRIFKASILLSALVGSAVALLGNHFCHGIAGFLGATPGIHDQAVGYLRYIVLFSPFLLFSFLLGGLARNDGRPGLAMTALTLGSLSNVVLDYLFLFPMDMGIEGAALATAIGPVVSVIVLLPHFLLKRGRLYLEKATIRWKDWLDILRLGSPSFVMEFSIGIITFIYNVAIVKNGYGEIGLAAYLVIGYMMLIFLTLFLGMAEGLQPVFSYLQSVGNHGKNDELLSFARCFFLAIGISCYMGIVLFGRDFISIFSPEEIAMIDLAEKASPVYFAGFFLAGFNILAISFRQSTGRTRSAMAISLLRSVAIPPVLIGLLPLILGRESIWACHSLAEAGTACYIFKTTRRNERWEERWENRLPRYTVEDERTTRSGPSTSRST